One genomic region from Miscanthus floridulus cultivar M001 unplaced genomic scaffold, ASM1932011v1 os_1710_1_2, whole genome shotgun sequence encodes:
- the LOC136534235 gene encoding putative disease resistance protein RGA3: MAEETKTESVDEMLQTLQLLLLRVHVILEAADGRSITSQAMLQQLNILRKEMYRGYYVLDCFRGNQASQDDAKGQNSNYPPRCRQPYFMHLMIGLSMFGRQMEMERVINFVMQTEPCTGESTGVLPIIGPEAVGKSTLVAHVYNSEKVRDYFSRIVLVTHEDVKEGRLATLKDGGLTIYQNNPLHNGKGWVLVIIELLEDVVEEDTWKRWYLASAACLESGSKIVITSRSSKIIKFGTTQALLLTALPIETYWYFFKVLTFGSANPEDQPKME; the protein is encoded by the exons ATGGCAGAAGAAACAAAGACAGAAAGTGTGGACGAGATGCTCCAGAcgctgcaactgctgctgcttcGTGTCCACGTCATCCTGGAGGCGGCGGACGGGCGAAGTATCACAAGTCAAGCCATGCTGCAGCAACTGAACatcctgaggaaggagatgtacAGGGGCTACTACGTCCTGGATTGTTTCAGAGGAAACCAAGCCAGCCAAGACGATGCCAAAGGTCAGAACAGC AACTATCCTCCGCGGTGCCGCCAACCTTACTTTATGCATCTGATGATTGGCCTCAGCATGTTTGGCCGTCAAATGGAAATGGAGAGGGTCATCAATTTTGTGATGCAAACAGAGCCTTGTACCGGAGAAAGTACAGGGGTTCTACCAATTATTGGTCCAGAAGCTGTTGGGAAGAGCACTCTTGTTGCTCACGTCTACAATAGCGAGAAAGTGCGTGACTATTTTTCAAGAATAGTGTTAGTCACTCACGAAGATGTCAAAGAAGGACGGTTGGCAACTCTGAAGGATGGAGGTCTGACAATCTACCAAAACAATCCATTGCACAATGGGAAGGGGTGGGTGCTAGTTATCATTGAACTATTAGAGGATGTTGTTGAAGAGGATACGTGGAAGAGGTGGTATCTTGCTTCTGCAGCCTGTCTTGAATCAGGAAGCAAAATTGTTATAACGAGTCGATCAAGCAAAATCATAAAATTTGGTACTACACAAGCCCTTCTATTAACTGCTCTACCAATAGAAACATACTGGTATTTCTTCAAGGTGCTTACGTTTGGGAGCGCAAATCCGGAAGACCAGCCAAAGATGGAATGA